The Mytilus edulis chromosome 12, xbMytEdul2.2, whole genome shotgun sequence genome contains a region encoding:
- the LOC139498560 gene encoding uncharacterized protein, whose amino-acid sequence MERKISSKCKFGPNTKRIEIKPTAIIDMKIIPGVGIIVADYNKRLVVWDINQPGIQKSEIILDAKPYGLAVMNENTIAVSVDHTHIQVIDVSKEQVLRTIEVVSKTIEKPRTHSQSSRNSRSEQEETELQPITYKNSEVRLWGLDYYAGKFYIAATDRIVVINETSPPFENIIKIPNGWIFYLQIHDEKIFFTNYLASSFVCTTINGDIVFEVNSSALKGPYGFERITQNTFMVTDWVANKVYKIKEDGTHTEAVLSKVDGIFKPRTILYARENGMLLIACDGGKSLLQRKCRESFININKR is encoded by the exons ATGGAGAGGAAAATTTCGTCAAAATGCAA ATTTGGACCAAATACAAAGAGAATAGAAATAAAACCAACAGCAATAATAGATATGAAGATAATCCCAGGTGTAGGAATTATTGTTGCCGATTATAACAAACGCTTAGTTGTATGGGACATTAATCAACCTGGGATACAAAAGTCCGAAATAATCCTTGATGCAAAACCATATGGCTTAGCAGTTATGAATGAAAATACTATAGCTGTTTCAGTTGATCATACACACATTCAAGTAATAGATGTTAGCAAAGAACAAGTATTACGAACTATAGAAGttgtttcaaaaacaatagaGAAACCTAGAACTCATTCACAATCGTCTCGAAACAGTAGGTCTGAGCAGGAAGAAACCGAATTACAGCCGATAACTTATAAAAATTCCGAAGTGAGATTGTGGGGTTTAGATTATTACGCGGGAAAGTTTTACATTGCTGCAACAGATCGAATAGTTGTGATCAACGAAACATCGCCTCCTtttgaaaacataattaaaatccCGAATGGTTGGATATTTTACCTACAAATTCAcgatgaaaaaatattttttacgaaCTATTTGGCAAGTTCTTTTGTGTGCACAACAATCAATGGAGATATTGTTTTTGAAGTTAACAGTTCTGCACTTAAAGGTCCTTATGGGTTTGAACGGATAACACAAAATACTTTTATGGTGACCGACTGGGTTGcaaataaagtatataagattAAGGAGGATGGAACACATACGGAGGCCGTCTTATCAAAAGTGGACGGCATATTCAAACCTAGAACAATTTTATACGCGAGAGAAAATGGAATGTTATTAATAGCTTGTGACGGAGGAAAATCACTTCTTCAAAGAAAATGTCGGGAAAgttttatcaatataaataaaagatga